A genomic segment from Tuwongella immobilis encodes:
- a CDS encoding tyrosine-type recombinase/integrase: MPRVKNSLPAILRHKDNQLGYINLSGELHYLGYWPPEMARPPLSIVEKADSLIAEWISLGRRPLSNARGTGRTINEIIVAFFKHGESYYRHADQTPTGELENFRYGLRDLHEKHGHRGVSEFTIEDLRNLRADLIERRLARTTINANIRRIRTVFRWAASEGLIDAEIPARLAVLQNLKANRSSAKETMGICGVQDEQIEAILPHLTPTLRSMVLVQRLTGMRPGELVNLRVEEIERSQEIWQYRPSKHKTSHRGSERIVLIGPKAQAILGPLLSRSESGFIFQVAESLKQHRNKRREQAKTKYLYSKSKEYNSTRQPVSKPYSRQNYSQAIARACKKAGIPVWSANRLRHTFATEGRKIAGIEAVRQALGHTTTATTEIYAKSPIDAAIELAKLIG; this comes from the coding sequence GTGCCACGAGTAAAAAATTCATTGCCTGCAATTCTACGTCACAAAGACAATCAACTCGGCTACATCAACCTATCAGGCGAACTCCACTACCTCGGCTACTGGCCGCCTGAAATGGCCCGTCCGCCGCTTTCGATCGTTGAAAAGGCCGATAGCCTCATCGCCGAATGGATCAGCCTCGGAAGACGTCCTCTATCAAATGCAAGGGGAACTGGCCGAACGATCAACGAAATCATTGTGGCATTCTTCAAACATGGGGAAAGCTACTATCGACACGCGGATCAAACCCCAACTGGAGAACTTGAGAATTTCCGATACGGACTTCGAGACTTGCACGAAAAACACGGGCATCGGGGAGTGTCGGAATTCACCATCGAAGATCTGCGGAACCTGCGAGCGGATCTGATCGAGCGTCGGCTGGCCCGCACGACCATCAACGCCAACATTCGGAGGATTCGCACCGTTTTTCGATGGGCAGCTTCCGAAGGGCTGATCGATGCGGAAATACCCGCCCGGCTTGCTGTGCTGCAAAACCTGAAAGCCAATCGATCGTCCGCGAAGGAAACGATGGGCATCTGTGGAGTGCAGGATGAACAAATTGAAGCGATCCTGCCACATCTTACCCCCACGCTTCGCTCGATGGTTCTTGTACAACGATTAACCGGAATGCGTCCTGGAGAATTAGTCAATCTCAGGGTCGAAGAAATCGAACGCTCCCAAGAAATCTGGCAATACAGACCAAGCAAACACAAAACAAGCCATCGAGGCAGCGAACGAATTGTGTTGATCGGTCCGAAAGCACAAGCAATTTTAGGGCCATTGTTGTCTCGATCAGAAAGCGGATTCATTTTCCAAGTCGCCGAATCGCTGAAGCAGCACCGCAACAAACGACGCGAACAAGCGAAGACGAAATACTTGTATTCCAAGAGCAAAGAATACAATTCAACGCGTCAGCCAGTATCGAAACCCTACTCAAGACAGAACTACTCTCAGGCAATCGCAAGAGCTTGCAAAAAGGCCGGAATCCCAGTGTGGAGTGCAAATCGACTACGACACACGTTTGCAACTGAAGGACGAAAGATTGCAGGCATCGAAGCCGTACGACAGGCCCTTGGACACACAACGACAGCAACTACCGAGATCTATGCCAAATCGCCAATCGATGCCGCGATCGAGTTGGCAAAGCTGATCGGCTAA
- a CDS encoding DEAD/DEAH box helicase, with amino-acid sequence MNRHVNNITGRLSLRSPQRQSLEVLARVCEILPLKKLNRQDAEDAEKKLKEAFPQVTDFEREFPSLCFALATGVGKTRLMGAFISYLYLAHGIRNFFVLAPNLTIYNKLITDFKERTHPKYVFQGIQDFAINPPTIITGDNYESQAITLFDQPDDCKVNIFNISKINSEVRGGKSPRIKRLSEYIGESYFEYLSKLPDLVLLMDESHRYRASAGVRAINELKPILGLELTATPFVETPKGAIPFKNVVVDYPLARAMADGFVKEPAVVTRKDFNPAGMSNDDLERMKLEDGVRLHEQVKVELETYARQTGQKIVKPFVLVIARDTTHASQLLDLIRSETFFDGRYKERAIQVDSSKTGAEEDKMIQDLLAVEATTSPTEIVIHVNMLKEGWDVTNLYTIVPLRAANARILIEQSIGRGLRLPYGKRTGVNPVDRLNIIAHDKFQEIIDEAKRPESPIRLQQLVLDPSQLGQTMVTVISKSTIQEMLEDQPQRLQDAETTNSGSASVPPRRSGSIFTPQEQKVAQVAYEVIRSYESQTDVAPTLASLQNSEVQSKVVAEVKRRLGSQQLEMFTESEQIAEVVAKTTEHVVMGTIDIPRIVVIPKDEVRCGFKPFQLNLTSLRFPVPSDELVAQKLRTGEQESISVGRGGIEEQRLEDYVVGGLVDFDDVSYDDHAELLYDLANQTVNHLKSYLKDEFEVRKVLRVHQKPISDFIHAQMLEHFWEESTGYDVEVRKGFTQLRTSAYTASANDSVLDYRQPPADKSKITQYLFNGFHRSLYRLTKFQSDPERKLAILLERDAMRWFRPAKGQFQIFFKQGHEQQEYQPDFVAETTDTIFMIETKRASELNDSIVLAKRDAAVQWCENASKYAKQHNGKEWKYLLIPHDVIAENMSLIGLAESYVEGVK; translated from the coding sequence ATGAACAGACACGTCAACAACATCACGGGGCGGCTCAGTCTGCGGAGCCCGCAGCGGCAATCGCTCGAAGTTTTGGCTCGCGTGTGCGAGATACTTCCATTGAAGAAGTTGAACCGCCAAGACGCGGAGGACGCAGAGAAGAAGCTGAAGGAAGCGTTCCCGCAAGTGACGGACTTCGAGCGGGAGTTCCCATCGCTCTGTTTCGCGTTGGCCACCGGCGTCGGCAAGACGCGTCTGATGGGGGCGTTCATCAGCTATTTGTACCTCGCCCATGGCATCCGCAACTTCTTCGTCCTGGCCCCCAACCTGACGATTTACAACAAGCTCATCACCGACTTCAAAGAACGCACTCACCCGAAGTACGTGTTCCAGGGGATTCAGGACTTCGCCATCAACCCGCCGACGATCATCACCGGCGACAACTACGAATCGCAGGCGATCACGCTGTTCGACCAGCCGGACGACTGCAAGGTGAACATCTTCAACATTTCGAAGATCAACAGCGAAGTGCGTGGCGGCAAATCGCCCCGAATCAAACGGCTGAGTGAGTACATCGGCGAGAGTTATTTCGAGTACCTGAGCAAGTTGCCCGACTTGGTGCTGCTCATGGACGAAAGTCACCGATACCGAGCGAGCGCCGGCGTTCGGGCAATCAACGAGTTAAAGCCAATTCTCGGACTTGAGCTGACGGCAACTCCGTTTGTGGAGACGCCGAAAGGGGCGATACCATTCAAGAATGTGGTGGTGGATTACCCGCTGGCGCGAGCGATGGCCGACGGGTTTGTGAAAGAACCGGCAGTCGTCACCCGGAAGGATTTCAACCCGGCGGGTATGTCGAACGATGATCTGGAGCGGATGAAATTGGAAGATGGCGTGCGGCTGCACGAGCAGGTCAAGGTGGAGCTGGAAACCTACGCCCGGCAAACAGGCCAAAAGATCGTGAAGCCGTTCGTGCTGGTGATTGCTCGGGATACGACGCATGCGAGCCAACTATTGGATCTGATCCGAAGCGAAACCTTCTTCGACGGCCGCTACAAGGAGCGCGCGATCCAGGTCGATTCGAGCAAGACCGGAGCAGAAGAAGACAAGATGATCCAGGATCTTCTGGCGGTGGAAGCGACGACATCGCCGACGGAGATCGTAATTCACGTCAACATGCTCAAAGAAGGCTGGGACGTGACGAATTTGTACACGATTGTGCCGCTTCGAGCTGCGAATGCTCGGATCCTCATCGAACAGAGTATCGGGCGCGGCCTGCGACTTCCCTATGGGAAACGGACTGGCGTCAACCCCGTGGACCGACTGAACATTATCGCTCATGACAAGTTCCAGGAGATTATCGACGAGGCCAAGCGGCCTGAATCGCCGATTCGCCTGCAACAACTCGTGCTCGACCCCTCGCAACTCGGCCAGACGATGGTGACGGTCATCTCCAAGTCGACAATCCAAGAAATGCTGGAAGATCAACCGCAGAGACTCCAAGATGCGGAGACAACCAACTCGGGTTCTGCCTCTGTGCCTCCGCGTCGTAGCGGTTCCATTTTTACTCCACAAGAACAGAAGGTGGCGCAGGTCGCTTATGAGGTGATCCGCTCCTATGAGAGCCAGACCGATGTCGCGCCGACGTTGGCGTCGTTGCAGAATAGCGAGGTTCAGTCCAAGGTCGTGGCGGAAGTCAAGCGCCGGCTCGGATCGCAGCAGTTGGAAATGTTCACCGAGTCTGAACAAATTGCAGAAGTAGTGGCGAAGACGACGGAACACGTCGTGATGGGAACGATCGATATTCCGCGGATCGTTGTGATCCCGAAGGATGAGGTGCGGTGCGGGTTCAAACCGTTCCAACTCAACCTGACCTCCTTGCGGTTTCCAGTGCCCTCCGATGAACTGGTGGCCCAAAAGCTCCGAACAGGCGAACAGGAAAGTATCAGCGTTGGACGAGGTGGGATCGAAGAACAACGACTGGAGGACTACGTGGTCGGTGGTTTAGTCGATTTCGACGATGTGTCCTATGACGACCACGCCGAGCTGCTATACGACCTCGCGAACCAAACGGTGAACCATCTGAAGAGTTATCTGAAGGATGAGTTCGAGGTGCGAAAAGTGTTGCGAGTCCACCAGAAACCAATCTCCGACTTTATCCACGCGCAAATGTTGGAGCATTTTTGGGAAGAGTCAACTGGTTATGATGTGGAGGTACGGAAGGGGTTCACCCAACTCCGGACCAGCGCGTACACTGCGAGCGCAAATGACTCGGTCCTCGACTACCGACAACCTCCAGCCGACAAATCGAAGATCACTCAGTACCTGTTCAATGGCTTCCATCGGAGCCTCTATCGACTCACCAAGTTCCAGTCGGACCCCGAGCGGAAGTTGGCGATTCTCTTGGAGCGAGACGCGATGCGGTGGTTCCGCCCCGCGAAAGGGCAATTCCAGATCTTCTTCAAGCAGGGGCACGAGCAGCAGGAATACCAACCAGATTTTGTCGCCGAGACCACGGATACTATCTTCATGATTGAAACGAAGAGGGCTTCGGAACTCAATGATTCAATTGTGCTGGCAAAACGGGATGCGGCCGTTCAATGGTGCGAAAACGCATCCAAATATGCGAAACAGCACAACGGAAAAGAGTGGAAGTATCTCCTGATCCCCCATGATGTGATTGCAGAGAACATGTCTCTAATCGGACTGGCAGAAAGTTATGTCGAGGGGGTGAAATAA
- a CDS encoding GxxExxY protein → MKQEPSEAVDRLASSVIGAAIEVHRVLGPGYLEKVYEEALAIEFGLRGISCSRQHSIALTYKGHAIGEGRLDFLVGGELIVELKTVDALAEIHKAQVISYLKATGHILGLLINFHVPVLKDGIKRVVYSHE, encoded by the coding sequence ATGAAGCAAGAGCCATCGGAAGCAGTGGACCGATTGGCGAGTTCCGTGATTGGTGCGGCGATTGAAGTGCATCGGGTACTCGGGCCGGGGTATCTGGAGAAGGTTTACGAGGAAGCCTTGGCGATCGAGTTCGGCTTGCGTGGGATTTCGTGCTCACGTCAGCACTCGATTGCGTTGACTTACAAAGGGCACGCCATCGGCGAAGGGCGGCTCGATTTCCTGGTGGGTGGTGAACTGATCGTGGAGTTAAAGACTGTAGATGCCTTGGCCGAGATTCACAAGGCACAAGTCATCTCCTACCTGAAGGCAACGGGCCACATCCTTGGCCTGCTCATCAACTTCCATGTTCCCGTTCTCAAGGACGGTATCAAGCGGGTGGTGTATTCCCATGAATAA
- a CDS encoding site-specific DNA-methyltransferase — translation MTPRKQKLELTWIGKEHRPKLEPRILLEDPARSHVAAEQVSANDLFDNRLIFGDNLLALKALEAEFTGQVKCIYIDPPYNTGSAFEHYDDGIEHSLWLSLMRDRLELLRRLLREDGSIWISIDDNELYYMKIMLDEVFGRENFVATVIWQKVYTSKNTARHFSAMHDYLVVIAKSKEIWSLNELPRQEKQNDAYRNPDNDSRGPWKATPLHARNYYSQGSYTVVSPTGQEFKPPPGRYWVMSKDSFTELDRDQRIWWGRDNSGTPNRKTFLSEVKQGVTPSTIWFHDEVGHNAEAKNEINALAFEGDVFVTPKPERLIQRVLQLATNPGDLVLDSFAGSGTTGAVAHKMGRRWIMVELGEHCHTHIIPRLKKVIDGQDPGGITEATGWKGGGGFRYFKLAPSLLMQDRWGQWVISKEYNPAMLAEALCKLEGFRYEPSDSIFWMQGRSTETDYLYCTTQTLSVEQLQQLNDEVGDGRTLLVLCCAFRGKADRWPNLTVKKIPKAVLHKCEWGHDDYSLKVENLPRAAKKKRVSLFEEED, via the coding sequence ATGACCCCGCGGAAACAGAAGCTCGAACTGACGTGGATCGGCAAGGAACATCGGCCGAAGCTGGAGCCGAGGATTCTTCTCGAAGACCCGGCCCGGAGTCACGTCGCCGCGGAGCAAGTGTCGGCCAACGATCTGTTCGACAATCGCCTCATCTTCGGCGACAACCTGCTCGCCCTCAAGGCCCTCGAAGCCGAGTTCACCGGCCAGGTGAAGTGCATCTATATCGACCCGCCGTACAACACCGGCTCCGCCTTCGAGCACTACGACGACGGCATCGAGCATTCCCTGTGGCTGTCGCTAATGCGCGACCGGCTGGAGCTACTGCGGAGGTTGTTGCGGGAGGATGGGAGCATTTGGATCAGCATTGATGACAATGAACTTTACTACATGAAGATTATGCTAGACGAGGTTTTTGGACGCGAAAACTTCGTCGCAACAGTAATTTGGCAAAAGGTCTACACGAGCAAGAATACCGCCCGCCATTTCTCAGCCATGCACGATTACCTCGTCGTAATTGCCAAAAGCAAAGAGATCTGGTCACTGAACGAGCTTCCCAGGCAAGAAAAGCAGAACGATGCTTATCGGAATCCTGATAACGATTCTCGCGGCCCTTGGAAGGCAACTCCACTACATGCAAGGAACTATTACAGCCAAGGAAGTTACACTGTTGTGTCTCCTACGGGGCAGGAATTCAAGCCGCCACCTGGCAGATACTGGGTTATGTCCAAAGATTCGTTCACGGAGTTGGATCGAGACCAACGAATATGGTGGGGACGAGACAATTCAGGAACGCCTAACAGAAAGACGTTTCTCTCAGAGGTAAAACAAGGAGTCACCCCATCGACCATCTGGTTTCACGATGAGGTAGGTCACAACGCGGAAGCAAAGAACGAGATTAACGCGCTTGCATTTGAAGGAGATGTATTCGTCACGCCAAAACCTGAGCGATTGATACAACGGGTTCTTCAACTTGCCACCAACCCCGGCGACCTCGTTCTCGACTCATTCGCCGGTTCCGGTACGACCGGGGCGGTCGCGCACAAGATGGGCCGGCGCTGGATCATGGTCGAACTCGGCGAGCACTGCCACACGCACATCATCCCGCGGCTGAAAAAGGTGATCGACGGGCAAGACCCCGGCGGCATCACCGAGGCGACCGGCTGGAAGGGGGGCGGTGGCTTCCGCTACTTCAAGCTCGCCCCCAGTCTGCTGATGCAAGACCGGTGGGGGCAGTGGGTGATTAGCAAGGAGTACAACCCGGCGATGCTGGCCGAGGCGCTGTGCAAGCTCGAAGGCTTCCGCTACGAACCGAGCGATAGCATTTTCTGGATGCAGGGACGCAGCACCGAGACAGATTACCTCTACTGCACCACGCAAACGCTGAGCGTCGAACAGTTGCAGCAGTTGAACGACGAGGTCGGCGATGGGCGAACGCTGCTGGTGCTGTGCTGCGCCTTCCGGGGCAAAGCCGACCGCTGGCCGAATCTGACGGTGAAGAAGATCCCCAAGGCGGTGCTGCACAAGTGCGAATGGGGCCACGATGACTACTCGCTGAAGGTGGAGAACCTGCCACGGGCGGCGAAGAAGAAGCGGGTGAGTTTATTTGAAGAAGAAGATTAA
- the darG gene encoding type II toxin-antitoxin system antitoxin DNA ADP-ribosyl glycohydrolase DarG, with product MIKFTSGDILKSDADALVNTVNCVGVMGRGIALQFKKAYPENFTAYEDACMRERVQPGRMFVFETGLLTPPRFIINFPTKRHWRGKSRIEDIEAGLVDLVTVIRDHGIRSIAIPPLGAGLGGLNWNDVRPLIEEAMSVLDGVEVLVYEPNGAPDNSTMAHVRDVPKMTPGRAALVELIHRYLGGLLDPFVTLLEIHKLMYFMQEAGEPLRLKYVKAHYGPYAENLRHVLNAIEGHLISGYADGGDAPDKPVALVPGAEQDAKIFLDQHEASRGRFERVTRLVEGFESPFGLELLATVHWVMSREGATTHERVIRQINAWNDRKKQFTARQIAIAEERLKLQGWVELTEGTAP from the coding sequence GTGATTAAATTTACCTCCGGAGACATCCTCAAGAGCGACGCGGATGCGCTTGTCAATACCGTTAATTGTGTCGGTGTGATGGGGCGTGGAATTGCCTTGCAATTCAAGAAAGCATATCCCGAAAATTTCACTGCCTACGAAGACGCCTGTATGCGTGAACGCGTGCAACCCGGGCGGATGTTCGTATTTGAAACCGGTCTACTTACCCCACCACGATTCATCATCAACTTTCCTACCAAACGCCACTGGCGTGGGAAGAGCCGTATCGAGGACATCGAGGCGGGGTTGGTCGATTTAGTGACGGTCATCCGTGATCACGGGATTCGTTCCATCGCGATCCCCCCCTTAGGCGCTGGACTCGGTGGATTAAACTGGAACGACGTACGCCCGCTCATTGAAGAAGCCATGTCGGTGCTTGATGGCGTGGAGGTTCTTGTCTACGAACCCAACGGCGCACCCGACAATTCGACAATGGCCCACGTTCGTGATGTCCCCAAAATGACTCCCGGACGAGCGGCCCTAGTCGAACTGATTCATCGCTATCTGGGCGGTTTGCTTGATCCCTTCGTCACCCTGCTGGAAATTCACAAGCTGATGTATTTCATGCAAGAAGCGGGAGAGCCGTTGCGCCTGAAGTACGTCAAGGCACACTATGGACCGTATGCGGAAAATCTGCGTCACGTCCTGAATGCGATCGAAGGGCACTTGATCTCTGGTTATGCCGATGGTGGCGATGCTCCGGACAAACCCGTTGCCCTTGTGCCCGGAGCCGAGCAAGACGCCAAGATATTTCTCGATCAACATGAAGCCAGCCGAGGCCGTTTTGAGCGAGTGACTCGCCTGGTCGAAGGCTTCGAGTCGCCCTTCGGACTGGAATTATTGGCGACTGTCCATTGGGTGATGAGCCGTGAAGGAGCAACGACACACGAACGTGTGATCCGACAAATCAATGCCTGGAATGATCGCAAAAAACAATTCACGGCCCGCCAAATTGCCATCGCCGAAGAGCGGTTGAAATTGCAAGGATGGGTTGAACTCACGGAGGGAACCGCCCCATGA
- the darT gene encoding type II toxin-antitoxin system toxin DNA ADP-ribosyl transferase DarT — translation MIPDPLKIYHIVHVDRLVSIIDDGYLWSDAEIIQRTPPGTTIGMSSIKQRRLSLPLSSYPDLCVGDCVPFYFCPRSIMLYLIHQANHPELAYRGGQGPILHLEADLRATVAWANAQTTRWAFTLSNAGAYYFEDRKDLARLSEIDWTAVQARDWRTHKEGKQAEFLLERCCPWELIERIGVQSPRVSQQANDILRHCRHRPTVEYRPDWYY, via the coding sequence ATGATTCCCGACCCCCTAAAAATTTACCATATCGTTCACGTTGATCGGCTTGTTTCCATCATCGATGACGGTTATTTGTGGTCCGATGCGGAAATCATCCAGCGAACACCACCCGGCACGACCATCGGTATGAGCAGCATCAAACAACGGAGACTGTCGCTTCCGTTGAGTAGCTACCCCGACCTGTGCGTCGGGGATTGCGTACCGTTTTACTTTTGCCCGCGCTCGATCATGCTCTACTTAATTCATCAGGCCAATCATCCGGAACTGGCCTATCGCGGTGGCCAAGGGCCGATTCTGCACCTCGAAGCCGATTTGCGGGCGACCGTTGCTTGGGCCAATGCGCAAACCACACGTTGGGCGTTCACGCTCTCCAATGCTGGTGCATACTACTTTGAGGATCGTAAAGATCTCGCGCGTCTCAGCGAGATCGACTGGACCGCCGTGCAGGCACGGGATTGGCGGACACATAAGGAAGGCAAACAGGCAGAATTTCTGCTGGAGCGTTGCTGCCCTTGGGAGCTGATTGAACGGATCGGTGTTCAATCTCCTCGTGTGTCCCAACAAGCAAACGATATTCTTCGACACTGTAGGCACCGGCCAACGGTCGAGTACCGGCCGGATTGGTATTACTGA
- a CDS encoding SNF2-related protein, protein MILTDYHSVYFAHELTKRCASDSMEKLAGALVDAQVDLNPHQVEAALFAFRSPLSRGAMLADEVGLGKTIEAGLVLSQKWAERKRRLLVIAPANLRKQWHQELTEKFFLPCKILEAKSFNEAIRKGVSQPFQTSPETVVICSYQFARSKASQISSILWDLVVIDEAHRLRNVYKSSNVIANVLKTSLIRSPKLLLTATPLQNSLLELFGLVSFIDEHAFGDLNSFREQFANLREEDVFQALKARLSPICHRTLRRQVLEYVPYTKRHAIVEEFTPAEDEDRLYAEVSAYLQRENLQALPSSQRSLMTLVLRKLLASSTFAIAGALDTLITRLKQKVGQKPESGSIEDDLDAEYEALDATAEEWGDDSADESPVSENDRIALEQEILDLEAFRNLALSISHNAKGKALLTALEKAFSEANRLGAAKKAIIFTESRKTQEYLLRLLDDSPYSEEIVLFNGSNNDERSKVIYSEWFRRYADTDRVTGSRTADMRSALVDYFRDEGSIMIATEAGAEGINLQFCSLVVNYDLPWNPQRIEQRIGRCHRYGQKHDVVVVNFLNRNNEADRRVFELLDQKFKLFEGVFGASDEVLGAIESGVDFEKRIARIYQDCRTPGEIRESFARLQNELTVQINEAITTTRRQLLEHFDEEVHAKLKVSKSTSEGFQNRYEKMLMRLTQHELAGHAAFAESEDSFDLTTNLFTDLEIPTGRYELPRRSGDGHLYRLGHPLALRLVQKATERSLPPAEIVFDWGGTLPKVGALEPYRGSTGELLVSKLSVESMDQAEDHLLFAALTSEGRMLPVDVASKFFSLSALDVRTINAFQPDPRLVAEIERQQTDEQKRIAERNGRLFEEETSKLDSWAEDLKVGLERDIKDLDRQLKEARRAASLALTLEEKLAGQRQVKKLESERNDKRRKLFTAQDEIEQRRDTLIKSVESKLEQKVTVIQILSLRWRVT, encoded by the coding sequence ATGATACTCACGGACTATCATAGCGTCTACTTCGCTCATGAGCTCACGAAACGATGTGCTTCTGATAGTATGGAGAAACTGGCAGGCGCGCTGGTCGATGCACAAGTCGACCTCAACCCTCACCAAGTCGAGGCAGCGCTATTTGCGTTCCGTTCGCCGCTCTCTCGTGGGGCAATGCTCGCGGATGAAGTTGGGCTCGGCAAGACGATTGAAGCTGGGTTGGTGCTTTCTCAGAAGTGGGCCGAGCGAAAGCGAAGACTACTTGTGATCGCACCAGCAAATCTCCGAAAACAATGGCACCAAGAACTGACCGAAAAGTTCTTTTTGCCTTGCAAGATCCTCGAGGCAAAATCGTTTAACGAAGCGATCCGGAAAGGTGTGAGCCAACCTTTTCAGACATCTCCGGAAACCGTGGTCATTTGCTCTTATCAATTTGCTCGCTCAAAGGCATCTCAGATTTCGAGCATTTTGTGGGATCTGGTTGTCATTGACGAAGCGCATCGACTTCGAAATGTATACAAATCCTCGAATGTGATCGCCAATGTTCTCAAAACTTCGTTGATTCGCAGTCCCAAGCTGCTGCTCACGGCAACTCCGCTCCAAAACTCACTCCTCGAGCTTTTTGGACTCGTGAGCTTTATTGATGAACATGCTTTTGGTGATTTAAATAGTTTTCGTGAACAATTTGCGAATCTTCGTGAAGAAGACGTGTTCCAAGCACTCAAGGCACGGCTTTCGCCGATTTGTCATCGCACCCTACGCCGTCAAGTGTTGGAATATGTGCCTTATACGAAACGGCACGCAATCGTTGAGGAGTTTACACCGGCTGAAGATGAAGATCGACTCTACGCTGAAGTATCGGCCTATCTTCAACGGGAGAATCTGCAGGCTCTGCCCTCGAGTCAACGAAGTTTGATGACGCTTGTATTGCGGAAGTTGCTGGCATCGAGCACGTTTGCAATTGCTGGGGCATTGGATACTCTCATCACTCGGCTCAAACAAAAGGTTGGTCAAAAACCTGAGTCAGGCTCGATCGAAGACGACCTGGATGCAGAATATGAAGCACTTGATGCGACGGCGGAGGAGTGGGGAGACGATTCAGCCGACGAATCACCGGTATCGGAAAACGATCGGATCGCATTGGAGCAAGAAATCCTCGACCTGGAGGCGTTTCGAAACCTCGCATTGTCGATTTCGCATAACGCCAAAGGAAAGGCTTTGTTGACGGCTCTGGAGAAGGCATTCAGCGAGGCCAACCGGCTCGGCGCGGCCAAGAAAGCGATCATCTTCACGGAATCCCGAAAGACTCAAGAATATCTCCTTCGACTGCTCGATGACAGTCCATACTCCGAAGAGATTGTTCTGTTCAATGGTTCCAACAACGATGAACGCTCGAAGGTGATTTACTCCGAATGGTTTCGTCGCTATGCAGATACCGATCGAGTGACTGGTTCTCGAACGGCCGACATGCGATCTGCGCTCGTGGATTACTTCCGCGATGAAGGCTCGATCATGATTGCCACCGAAGCTGGTGCGGAAGGGATCAACCTCCAGTTTTGTTCACTCGTTGTGAATTATGATTTGCCATGGAATCCGCAACGGATTGAACAGCGAATTGGTCGCTGCCATCGCTATGGCCAAAAACATGATGTGGTGGTGGTAAATTTCCTGAATCGAAACAACGAGGCCGATCGGCGTGTCTTCGAGTTGCTCGATCAGAAGTTCAAGCTGTTCGAGGGCGTCTTTGGCGCGTCCGACGAGGTGCTTGGGGCGATTGAATCGGGCGTCGATTTTGAGAAGCGCATCGCCCGCATCTACCAGGACTGCCGCACGCCCGGCGAGATCCGTGAATCGTTCGCCCGCCTTCAGAACGAATTGACCGTTCAGATCAATGAGGCGATCACGACGACTCGTCGTCAATTACTGGAGCACTTCGACGAGGAAGTCCACGCAAAACTGAAAGTCTCGAAATCGACGAGTGAAGGCTTTCAAAATCGCTATGAGAAGATGTTGATGCGGTTGACGCAGCATGAACTGGCCGGCCACGCCGCGTTCGCGGAGTCGGAGGATTCGTTCGACCTGACGACCAACCTGTTCACCGACCTGGAGATTCCGACCGGCCGTTACGAACTGCCGCGTCGCAGCGGTGACGGGCATCTGTACCGGCTCGGCCACCCGCTCGCCCTGCGGCTGGTGCAAAAGGCCACGGAGCGAAGCCTGCCGCCCGCAGAAATTGTCTTCGATTGGGGAGGCACACTCCCGAAGGTCGGCGCTCTCGAACCCTACCGCGGCTCCACGGGAGAGCTGCTCGTCAGTAAGCTAAGCGTTGAATCGATGGATCAAGCCGAAGACCATCTTTTGTTTGCAGCGTTGACCTCAGAGGGACGAATGCTCCCCGTCGACGTAGCATCGAAGTTCTTTTCGCTGAGTGCATTGGACGTGCGGACGATCAATGCGTTCCAGCCCGATCCTCGGCTTGTCGCGGAGATCGAACGACAACAAACCGACGAGCAAAAGCGGATTGCTGAGCGGAATGGTCGCTTGTTCGAAGAAGAGACGAGTAAGCTCGATAGTTGGGCCGAGGATCTGAAAGTCGGTCTCGAGCGTGATATCAAAGACCTTGATCGGCAACTCAAAGAAGCACGACGTGCTGCTTCGCTCGCCTTAACGCTTGAAGAAAAACTGGCTGGCCAACGCCAAGTCAAAAAATTGGAGAGCGAGCGGAATGACAAACGGCGCAAACTGTTCACCGCCCAAGATGAGATTGAACAACGCCGCGACACGCTCATCAAGAGTGTCGAGTCCAAACTCGAACAGAAGGTGACCGTCATCCAGATTTTGTCGCTCCGTTGGAGGGTGACATGA
- a CDS encoding transposase produces MTSEETWRTVAFERHREKLSQVRQQLGVSEQSFYRWRNQYGGMNADEARRLRELEAENEKLKQIVAE; encoded by the coding sequence ATAACAAGCGAGGAAACATGGCGAACTGTAGCCTTTGAGCGACATCGGGAAAAACTCAGCCAGGTCCGCCAGCAACTCGGCGTCAGTGAACAGAGCTTTTACCGCTGGCGCAACCAGTATGGCGGCATGAACGCCGATGAGGCCAGGCGACTCCGCGAACTCGAGGCGGAAAATGAGAAGCTCAAACAGATCGTCGCGGAGTGA